A part of Desulfomicrobium baculatum DSM 4028 genomic DNA contains:
- a CDS encoding 4Fe-4S dicluster domain-containing protein, with protein MATTVRIEVGENGPVPALQDFFRKLLADESLSGIMVPVHLFGGGMPMPTLVTDPAQLDRADPLAPAFPLNSAKLVSRLSKGSAGERFAVVMRPCEIRAFVELVKLNQGSLEEVILIGMDCPGAYDNMHYREFLGEREPMAASADFHKALAEGRKPAAVDLAGACRVCEHPTPQGTDMVVGLFGGDVSTGIQVMAASPRGEALLGAMGLPAQEPGGKREAAVAALVSEREVARDAMFKDVEERTSTLEKLAQYLGSCVNCYNCRVACPVCYCKECVFNTDVFEHKPWQYLDWAKRKGSLKLPTDTVFYHLTRMAHMSTACVGCGQCSNACPNGVEVVELFRTVAARTQKSFDYEPGLSLDQAPPLTVFREDEYQDTVSHLA; from the coding sequence ATGGCCACCACTGTACGGATTGAAGTCGGCGAAAACGGCCCGGTGCCGGCCCTGCAGGATTTTTTCAGGAAATTGCTGGCGGACGAGTCCCTGTCCGGGATCATGGTCCCCGTGCACCTTTTCGGCGGCGGCATGCCCATGCCGACCTTGGTCACCGATCCGGCCCAATTGGACCGGGCCGATCCATTGGCTCCGGCCTTTCCCCTGAATAGCGCCAAACTTGTTTCGCGTCTGAGCAAAGGCTCGGCCGGAGAGCGTTTCGCCGTGGTCATGCGCCCTTGCGAGATCCGGGCCTTTGTGGAGCTGGTCAAGCTCAACCAGGGCTCTCTGGAAGAGGTCATCCTCATCGGCATGGATTGTCCGGGAGCCTACGACAACATGCATTACCGCGAATTTCTGGGCGAGCGCGAGCCCATGGCTGCCAGCGCCGATTTCCACAAGGCCCTGGCCGAGGGGCGCAAACCCGCCGCCGTGGATCTGGCCGGGGCTTGCCGGGTCTGCGAGCATCCCACGCCGCAAGGCACGGACATGGTTGTCGGCCTTTTCGGGGGCGATGTTTCCACAGGCATCCAGGTCATGGCCGCCAGCCCTCGCGGAGAGGCCCTGCTCGGAGCCATGGGGCTGCCGGCGCAGGAGCCCGGCGGAAAGCGCGAGGCCGCTGTCGCCGCCCTGGTCAGTGAACGCGAGGTCGCGCGCGACGCCATGTTCAAGGATGTGGAGGAGCGGACCTCGACCCTGGAGAAACTGGCCCAATACCTGGGTTCCTGCGTGAACTGCTACAACTGCCGGGTGGCCTGTCCGGTCTGTTACTGCAAGGAGTGCGTCTTCAACACTGACGTCTTCGAGCACAAGCCCTGGCAATACCTGGACTGGGCCAAGCGCAAGGGCAGCCTCAAGCTGCCCACGGACACGGTCTTCTACCACCTGACGCGCATGGCGCACATGAGCACGGCCTGCGTCGGTTGCGGCCAATGCTCCAACGCTTGCCCCAACGGGGTGGAGGTCGTGGAGCTTTTCCGCACCGTGGCCGCCCGCACGCAGAAGAGTTTCGATTACGAGCCTGGCCTGAGTCTGGACCAGGCTCCGCCCCTGACGGTGTTCAGGGAGGACGAATATCAGGATACGGTTTCGCACCTGGCGTGA
- a CDS encoding hydrogenase iron-sulfur subunit yields the protein MNQEFEPAILAFVCNWCTYTAADLAGTSRMVQQPNVRLVRMMCTGMVDPKYVIKALLSGADGVLVSGCHPGDCHYINGNYKARRRVKLLNEILPQFGIDQRRLCLTWVGASEGNEFAATVNNFINEIRELGPLDVRGMAAL from the coding sequence ATGAACCAGGAATTTGAACCCGCCATTCTGGCTTTTGTCTGCAACTGGTGCACCTACACCGCCGCCGATCTGGCCGGAACCTCGCGCATGGTGCAGCAGCCCAACGTACGTCTGGTGCGCATGATGTGCACCGGCATGGTTGATCCCAAATATGTCATCAAGGCACTTTTGTCCGGGGCCGACGGGGTGCTGGTCAGCGGCTGCCACCCCGGTGACTGCCACTACATAAACGGCAACTACAAGGCCCGGCGGCGGGTCAAGCTCTTGAACGAGATCCTGCCGCAGTTCGGCATCGACCAGCGGCGGCTCTGCCTGACCTGGGTCGGAGCCAGCGAGGGCAACGAGTTTGCGGCCACGGTCAATAATTTCATCAATGAAATACGGGAGCTCGGGCCGCTGGACGTGCGCGGCATGGCAGCCCTTTAA
- a CDS encoding CoB--CoM heterodisulfide reductase iron-sulfur subunit A family protein: MARRIGVYVCHCGSNIAGKVDCPEVAAFARGLKNVAIARDYQFMCSDPGQDMIIRDINEHGLDRVVVASCSPRLHEKTFQKACARAGLNPYLMQHCCIREHCSWVTADKGEATAKAKHIVEAAVLRVRRHQELHSREVAVVPDVMVVGAGIAGIQAALDVSRSGHRVILVEKSPSIGGHMAQFDKTFPTLDCAACISTPKMVAVAQEPNIDLLTWSEVEEVTGFVGNYTVTVRRKARYVREDICTGCGACLEKCPTKVVSEFEEGLGMRRAIYRNSPQAVPSTPVIDAEHCKMLTKGKCGICQKTCPTGAIDFTQQDRKEVYHVGSVILATGYDTMDPTPMTEYGFGRYPEVYTALQFERLNNAVGPTGGKILMKNGQAPESVAIIHCVGSRDTNYHEYCSRTCCMYALKYDHLIKDKVGHGAQVYNFYIDMRCFGKGYEEFYRRVQDEGVTFVRGRPSEVVQENGKLVVVGEDTLLGTRLRVPVDMVVLCTAMEARPDTTEVARIFGVSQGRDGFFLEEHPKLGPVSTASDGIYLAGTCQGPKDIPDAVAHAAGGAAQALALAARGVVSISPTTSWINPDICVGCKMCIGLCPYSAIEFDERRHIAVINEAMCKGCGSCAGHCPSGAAQIKHFRQVQVFNEIDGLLDRKPDIMALIGDIYEPANRAGA, encoded by the coding sequence ATGGCCAGAAGGATCGGGGTGTATGTCTGTCATTGCGGTTCGAACATCGCGGGCAAGGTCGATTGTCCGGAGGTGGCCGCTTTTGCCCGTGGGCTCAAAAACGTCGCCATTGCGCGCGACTATCAGTTCATGTGTTCAGACCCCGGACAGGATATGATCATCCGGGACATAAATGAGCATGGGCTGGACCGGGTGGTGGTGGCCTCCTGTTCGCCGCGTCTGCATGAAAAGACATTTCAGAAGGCCTGCGCCAGGGCCGGGCTCAATCCGTACCTCATGCAGCATTGCTGCATCCGCGAGCATTGCTCATGGGTGACCGCGGACAAGGGCGAAGCCACGGCCAAGGCCAAGCACATCGTCGAAGCCGCGGTGCTGCGGGTGCGCAGGCATCAGGAACTGCATTCCCGCGAAGTGGCCGTGGTGCCCGATGTCATGGTTGTGGGCGCGGGCATCGCCGGCATCCAGGCCGCGCTTGATGTGTCCCGTTCCGGGCACCGCGTCATCCTGGTCGAGAAGTCCCCGTCCATCGGCGGGCACATGGCCCAATTCGACAAGACCTTTCCCACCCTGGACTGCGCGGCCTGCATCTCCACCCCGAAAATGGTGGCCGTGGCCCAGGAGCCGAACATCGACCTCTTGACCTGGAGCGAGGTCGAGGAAGTCACGGGCTTTGTCGGCAACTACACGGTCACGGTGCGGCGCAAGGCGCGTTACGTGCGCGAGGACATTTGCACCGGCTGCGGGGCGTGCCTGGAAAAATGCCCGACCAAGGTGGTCAGCGAATTCGAGGAAGGCCTCGGCATGCGCCGGGCCATCTACCGCAATTCTCCCCAGGCCGTGCCCAGCACCCCGGTCATCGACGCCGAGCACTGCAAGATGCTCACCAAGGGCAAGTGCGGCATCTGCCAGAAGACCTGTCCCACCGGAGCCATCGATTTCACCCAGCAGGACCGCAAAGAGGTCTATCATGTGGGCAGCGTGATCCTGGCCACGGGATACGACACCATGGATCCCACGCCCATGACCGAATACGGTTTCGGCCGCTATCCGGAGGTCTATACCGCCCTGCAGTTCGAGCGGCTGAACAACGCGGTGGGCCCCACCGGCGGCAAGATCCTGATGAAGAACGGCCAGGCCCCGGAAAGCGTTGCCATAATCCATTGCGTGGGCAGCCGCGACACGAATTATCACGAATACTGCTCCCGCACTTGCTGCATGTACGCCCTGAAATACGACCACCTGATAAAAGACAAGGTCGGGCACGGGGCGCAAGTCTATAATTTCTACATCGATATGCGCTGTTTCGGCAAAGGATACGAGGAATTCTACCGCCGCGTTCAGGACGAAGGGGTGACCTTCGTGCGCGGCAGACCTTCCGAAGTCGTGCAGGAAAACGGCAAGCTGGTCGTGGTGGGCGAGGATACCCTGCTCGGTACGCGGCTGCGCGTGCCCGTGGACATGGTCGTCCTGTGCACGGCCATGGAGGCTCGCCCCGACACCACGGAAGTGGCCCGCATCTTCGGCGTGTCCCAGGGTCGGGACGGATTCTTCCTGGAAGAGCATCCCAAGCTCGGTCCCGTCTCCACGGCCTCGGACGGCATTTACCTGGCCGGAACCTGTCAAGGCCCGAAAGACATCCCCGACGCCGTGGCCCACGCCGCCGGTGGCGCGGCGCAGGCTCTGGCCCTGGCTGCGCGCGGAGTGGTGTCCATTTCCCCCACGACCTCCTGGATCAATCCCGACATCTGCGTCGGCTGCAAGATGTGCATCGGCCTGTGCCCGTACTCGGCCATCGAGTTCGACGAGCGTCGCCACATAGCGGTCATCAACGAGGCCATGTGCAAGGGCTGCGGCAGCTGTGCCGGGCATTGTCCCAGCGGCGCGGCCCAGATCAAGCATTTCCGCCAGGTGCAGGTTTTCAACGAGATAGACGGTCTGCTGGACCGCAAACCGGACATAATGGCCCTGATTGGAGACATTTACGAACCCGCGAACCGAGCAGGGGCGTGA
- a CDS encoding transposase — MKRKWDARTKARIVLEGLMGGCVNEICRNHELRPGLYYKWRGHFLEHCHLIFEEQPRAPSQSDLAVENEKLKRLVGELTLELNKGGSLR, encoded by the coding sequence ATGAAACGCAAATGGGACGCAAGGACCAAGGCGCGTATCGTGCTCGAAGGGCTCATGGGCGGGTGTGTGAACGAGATCTGCCGAAACCATGAGCTGCGGCCGGGTCTGTACTATAAATGGCGAGGGCATTTTCTGGAGCATTGCCACCTTATTTTCGAGGAGCAGCCCAGGGCGCCAAGCCAATCGGACCTGGCGGTCGAGAACGAGAAACTCAAGCGTCTGGTGGGTGAATTGACCCTGGAACTCAACAAGGGCGGAAGTCTTCGCTGA
- a CDS encoding sigma-54-dependent transcriptional regulator, with translation MSNILIIDGDVAFCQVLMAEMAKNNLHAAHSTTLSKGLAMLHVGEFSLVLLGDEASGKNNSLDFLSTLREVPSRPEIIVISKNRDPDAAEAAIRGGAWNFMPKPVNMQRLMVLAQRALEYHRERPAKCAPVSLRREGIVGNSRLLNSCLDIVAQAASTDVNVLITGETGTGKELFARAIHANSSRANKPFVVVDCAALPETLVESMLFGHERGAFTSAENRSVGLIKQADGGTLFLDEVGELPVSTQKVFLRVLEGRSFRPVGGAKEISSNFRLVAATNRDLEAMVRADTFRRDLFYRLRGIRLELSPLRDLLDDLNDLICHFVRRACKRLGIDNKGFAPDLLDTLLQYEWPGNIRELINALDQAVVRAGTEPILYPQHLSRNIRANVARLQVAELPVLEERTPPITDKDTFPTLREYREKHMAELETWYLKNLMLISKGDIPTACRLSGLSRPRIYALLKERDVEKNA, from the coding sequence ATGAGCAACATTCTGATCATTGATGGAGATGTGGCTTTCTGCCAAGTGCTGATGGCGGAAATGGCCAAGAACAACCTGCACGCGGCCCACAGCACGACCCTCTCCAAAGGTCTGGCCATGCTGCACGTAGGCGAATTTTCCCTGGTCCTGCTTGGCGACGAGGCCAGCGGCAAGAACAACAGCCTGGACTTTTTGTCCACCCTGCGCGAGGTCCCGTCGCGGCCGGAAATCATCGTCATATCCAAAAATCGCGACCCTGACGCGGCCGAGGCTGCGATCCGTGGCGGGGCCTGGAACTTCATGCCCAAGCCGGTGAACATGCAACGCCTCATGGTGCTGGCCCAGAGGGCGCTGGAGTACCACCGCGAACGTCCGGCCAAATGCGCGCCCGTGTCCCTGCGGCGCGAAGGCATTGTCGGCAACAGCCGCCTGCTCAATTCCTGCCTGGACATCGTGGCCCAGGCCGCGTCCACGGACGTGAACGTGCTCATCACCGGCGAAACGGGCACCGGCAAGGAACTCTTTGCCCGCGCCATCCACGCCAACAGCTCTCGCGCGAACAAACCCTTCGTGGTCGTCGATTGCGCGGCCCTGCCCGAAACGCTGGTGGAAAGCATGCTTTTCGGCCATGAGCGGGGTGCGTTCACCAGCGCGGAAAACCGTTCCGTGGGGCTCATCAAACAGGCCGACGGCGGGACATTGTTTCTGGACGAAGTGGGCGAACTGCCCGTGAGCACGCAAAAGGTGTTCTTGCGCGTGCTGGAAGGACGCAGCTTCCGGCCCGTGGGCGGCGCAAAAGAGATCAGCAGCAATTTCAGGCTGGTGGCGGCGACAAACCGCGATCTTGAGGCCATGGTCCGCGCTGACACCTTTCGCCGGGACCTCTTTTACCGCCTACGCGGAATCCGCCTGGAACTCTCTCCCCTGCGCGACCTGCTCGACGACCTGAACGATCTCATCTGCCACTTCGTCCGCCGCGCCTGCAAGCGGCTGGGCATAGACAACAAGGGCTTTGCGCCGGATTTGCTGGACACGCTCCTGCAATACGAATGGCCGGGCAACATCCGTGAACTGATCAATGCCCTGGATCAGGCCGTGGTCCGCGCCGGGACCGAACCCATCCTCTACCCCCAGCACCTGTCCCGGAACATCCGCGCCAATGTCGCGCGACTGCAGGTCGCGGAACTTCCCGTGCTTGAGGAGAGGACACCGCCAATCACGGACAAAGACACCTTTCCCACCCTCCGGGAATACCGCGAAAAGCACATGGCCGAACTGGAGACGTGGTACCTGAAGAATCTGATGCTGATCAGCAAGGGCGACATTCCCACGGCCTGCCGGCTTTCCGGACTGTCCAGGCCGAGAATCTATGCCCTGCTCAAGGAAAGGGACGTGGAGAAGAACGCATGA
- a CDS encoding aspartate:alanine exchanger family transporter gives MELLHNPMFLLLAVILSGHLLGKVKIFSFSLGSSGIVFTGLLAGFAGLSLPGVMQSLGLILFIYSVGQQAGPGFLHSMKRGGLALSLGALSMVFAGLLTALGCKAWFGFSKEITAGLFAGALTSTPGLAVAVELAHDSAAPAAYGVAYTFGVVGVVLVVKLLPRLLRAGIRQEEEKLEQELSSLHPQMEFTHLRVTNPNLCTGPLSRVLPERMAEVTITRVLRAGTESPELAVAETILNMDDTVRVVGTSEALHQAEVVIGPVVEADLAFNSVLVKKEILLSRPDVAGKTLRALNLSHVFGVQVSRITRNGFDCPAGANVRLRQGDVLHVVGHPETLENVKKLLGDDVRALFATSVMVLLSGLFCGLAFGAVPLYLPGLGIFTLGSTGGVLLAGLVFGAVRQIGPVITELPSTANALIRDLGLGLFLAVVGTAAGSTLVPTLREYGLPLFLAGAIMTLAPMIIGVPLCTKVLRIPFLRMLGVITGGMTSTPGLAAASSLSDTPYAATAYATVYPVALVGMIMASKIIMLLG, from the coding sequence ATGGAGCTCCTGCATAATCCCATGTTCCTGCTGCTTGCCGTCATTCTGTCCGGACACCTGCTCGGCAAAGTCAAAATCTTTTCCTTTTCCCTGGGCTCTTCGGGCATCGTCTTCACCGGACTTCTGGCCGGATTCGCGGGCCTCAGCCTGCCCGGAGTGATGCAGAGCCTGGGACTGATCCTGTTCATCTATTCCGTGGGCCAGCAGGCCGGGCCGGGTTTTCTGCACTCCATGAAACGCGGAGGACTGGCGCTGAGCCTCGGGGCCTTGTCCATGGTTTTCGCGGGGTTGCTCACTGCGCTTGGCTGCAAGGCCTGGTTCGGATTTTCCAAGGAGATCACCGCCGGGCTCTTCGCCGGGGCCCTGACCTCCACTCCGGGCCTGGCCGTGGCCGTGGAACTGGCCCATGACAGCGCCGCCCCAGCGGCATACGGCGTGGCCTACACGTTCGGCGTGGTCGGGGTGGTGCTGGTGGTCAAGCTCCTGCCGCGCCTGCTGCGCGCCGGCATCAGGCAGGAAGAAGAAAAGCTGGAGCAGGAACTGAGCAGCCTGCATCCGCAAATGGAGTTCACGCACCTTCGGGTCACCAATCCCAATCTGTGCACCGGACCGCTGTCCCGGGTCCTCCCCGAGCGCATGGCCGAGGTGACCATCACCCGCGTGCTGCGGGCGGGAACCGAAAGCCCGGAACTGGCTGTGGCGGAAACGATCCTGAACATGGACGACACGGTCCGGGTGGTGGGGACGTCGGAAGCCCTGCATCAGGCCGAGGTGGTCATCGGACCTGTGGTGGAGGCGGATCTGGCATTCAATTCCGTACTCGTGAAAAAAGAAATCCTGCTCTCCCGCCCGGACGTGGCCGGAAAGACCCTGCGCGCTTTGAACCTGAGCCATGTCTTCGGAGTGCAGGTCTCGCGCATCACCCGCAACGGCTTCGACTGCCCGGCCGGAGCCAACGTCCGATTGCGCCAGGGGGATGTGCTGCATGTGGTCGGGCACCCCGAAACCCTGGAGAATGTCAAGAAGCTGCTCGGCGATGACGTGCGCGCGCTTTTCGCCACCAGCGTGATGGTGCTGCTGTCCGGACTGTTCTGCGGTCTGGCCTTCGGCGCGGTGCCGCTTTACCTGCCGGGGCTTGGGATATTCACCCTCGGCTCCACCGGGGGGGTGCTCCTGGCGGGCCTTGTCTTCGGCGCGGTGCGGCAGATCGGCCCGGTGATCACCGAACTGCCCAGCACTGCCAACGCCCTGATCCGCGACCTGGGTCTGGGGCTTTTTCTGGCCGTGGTCGGCACGGCGGCGGGGAGCACTCTCGTGCCCACGCTACGCGAATACGGTCTGCCCCTTTTCCTGGCCGGGGCGATCATGACCCTCGCGCCCATGATCATCGGCGTGCCGCTCTGCACCAAAGTGCTGCGCATCCCGTTTCTGCGCATGCTCGGGGTCATAACCGGCGGCATGACCTCCACTCCGGGACTGGCCGCGGCCTCTTCCCTGAGCGACACTCCCTACGCCGCCACCGCCTACGCCACGGTCTATCCCGTGGCCCTGGTCGGCATGATCATGGCCTCAAAAATCATCATGCTGCTGGGCTGA
- a CDS encoding PaaI family thioesterase has product MIDTPVQYRYAEDLSYCYGCGKNNAQGLHIQTHWDGEQGVGRFTPRPEHIALPGFVYGGMLASLVDCHGVATAAAAACADDEQLSRYVTASLHVDFLRPTPLGPELELVARVTERRGRKIVVEVEISALGEVRVRGQVVAAPMPQTMGRE; this is encoded by the coding sequence ATGATCGATACACCCGTCCAGTACCGCTACGCCGAGGATTTGAGCTACTGTTACGGTTGCGGCAAAAACAACGCCCAGGGCCTGCATATCCAGACGCACTGGGATGGAGAGCAGGGCGTGGGGCGCTTTACTCCCCGGCCGGAGCATATCGCGCTGCCCGGATTCGTCTATGGCGGGATGCTCGCCTCTCTGGTGGACTGTCACGGGGTGGCCACGGCCGCAGCTGCCGCTTGCGCGGACGACGAGCAGCTTTCGCGTTATGTGACCGCTTCCCTGCACGTGGATTTTCTGCGGCCCACGCCCCTGGGGCCGGAGCTTGAGCTTGTGGCGCGGGTCACGGAGAGGCGGGGCCGGAAGATCGTGGTGGAGGTGGAGATTTCGGCGCTGGGAGAGGTGCGGGTCCGGGGGCAGGTCGTGGCCGCGCCCATGCCCCAGACCATGGGCCGGGAATGA
- the wtpA gene encoding tungstate ABC transporter substrate-binding protein WtpA — MCSFSLRMFLFMAVFGLCAGSPAFAEPSGKLVIFHAGSLSVPFADMEKAFEAKYPKVDVQREAGGSTKLARMITELGKPADIMASADYEVIDKMLVPEFAKWNARFATNQIVLCYTASSKYASEINDKNWAEILQRPDVVWGHSDPNLDPCGYRSLMAIQLAEKFSGQAGLYDKVLANRPEKNVRAKSVELISMMESGNMDYAFEYMSVAVQHGLKYVTFDDHINMGNYAMDPFYKTAVVKVTGKKPGEFVELKGSSITYGVTMLDGAANPEAAEAFLAYLLDEKGGLAILKAQGQPPLVPVNVATQEMHAALPASLGALVKVAE, encoded by the coding sequence ATGTGTTCTTTTTCCTTGAGAATGTTTCTTTTTATGGCCGTGTTTGGGCTTTGCGCGGGGAGCCCTGCTTTTGCCGAACCCTCGGGCAAGCTGGTCATTTTTCATGCCGGAAGCTTGTCCGTGCCCTTTGCGGACATGGAAAAAGCCTTTGAGGCAAAATACCCGAAGGTCGACGTGCAGCGTGAAGCAGGAGGGAGCACCAAGCTCGCCCGCATGATCACGGAGCTTGGCAAGCCCGCCGATATCATGGCCTCGGCCGACTACGAGGTCATCGACAAGATGCTCGTGCCTGAGTTTGCGAAATGGAACGCTCGTTTTGCCACCAATCAGATCGTGCTCTGCTACACGGCTTCAAGCAAATACGCCTCTGAAATAAACGACAAAAACTGGGCCGAGATTCTGCAACGCCCCGACGTTGTCTGGGGTCATTCCGATCCGAATCTGGACCCGTGCGGTTATCGCAGCCTGATGGCCATCCAGCTTGCCGAGAAGTTCAGCGGCCAGGCCGGACTGTACGACAAGGTGCTGGCCAACCGGCCGGAAAAGAATGTGCGCGCCAAATCCGTGGAGCTCATTTCCATGATGGAATCCGGCAATATGGACTACGCCTTCGAATACATGTCAGTGGCCGTGCAACACGGGCTCAAGTATGTGACCTTCGACGACCACATCAACATGGGCAACTATGCCATGGATCCTTTCTATAAAACCGCCGTGGTCAAGGTCACGGGCAAGAAGCCGGGCGAGTTCGTCGAACTCAAGGGCAGTTCCATCACTTACGGGGTGACCATGCTTGATGGCGCCGCCAATCCCGAGGCCGCCGAAGCCTTTCTGGCCTATCTGCTCGATGAGAAGGGCGGTCTTGCCATCCTGAAGGCGCAAGGGCAGCCGCCGCTTGTTCCCGTTAACGTGGCGACGCAGGAAATGCATGCCGCGCTGCCCGCATCGCTGGGGGCGCTGGTCAAGGTCGCCGAATAG
- a CDS encoding MFS transporter, which yields MHIRTSALAAASVASFLVPFMMSAVAITLPVMQVELGATAVELSWIAGSYILALAAILLPVGRLADILGRRRTFVWGTAAFVIFSLCASLAWSVTSLVALRVVQGVGAAMILSTGVAIVTELYPRTERGRVMGIMVACVYLGLSVGPLVGGMMTSLAGWRSVFFLCLPPGLLAWIMARRIKDEWRPAHGEGFDLIGSLLYAAFVVCCVNGLTGLARPERGLPLLGAALILGVFFVLRSRSVAHPLIDLSLFTANRVFLLSSLATLVNYAGTFAVGFLLSLYLQVVKGFSPMHAGFILIVQPVVQSLLSPLAGVLADRFNAAWLASLGMALCALGLLGMCGVDLHTGLLEIGAILALLGLGFALFASPNMSVVMGSVEPRHYSIASSLVATMRTFGMTLSMGIAAVVFGFLLHDRQIAPETIPEFLASMRIIFAVCAGLCVAGVFCSLGRVGKR from the coding sequence ATGCATATTCGTACATCCGCGCTGGCCGCCGCGTCCGTGGCCAGTTTTCTGGTTCCGTTCATGATGTCCGCCGTGGCCATCACCCTGCCGGTCATGCAGGTGGAGCTTGGGGCCACGGCCGTGGAACTCAGCTGGATCGCGGGGAGCTATATCCTGGCCCTGGCCGCCATTCTGTTGCCTGTGGGCCGGCTGGCCGACATTCTGGGCCGCAGGCGGACCTTTGTCTGGGGTACGGCGGCGTTCGTGATCTTTTCGTTGTGCGCATCCCTGGCCTGGTCCGTGACCAGCCTCGTGGCTCTGCGCGTCGTGCAGGGGGTGGGCGCGGCCATGATTCTGTCCACGGGCGTGGCCATCGTCACGGAATTGTATCCGCGCACCGAGCGGGGCCGGGTCATGGGCATCATGGTCGCCTGCGTCTACCTCGGCCTGTCCGTGGGGCCGCTTGTGGGCGGAATGATGACCTCCCTGGCCGGGTGGCGCTCGGTCTTCTTTCTGTGCTTGCCTCCGGGCCTTCTGGCCTGGATCATGGCCCGCAGGATCAAGGACGAATGGCGCCCGGCGCATGGCGAAGGTTTCGATCTGATCGGGAGCCTCCTGTACGCCGCCTTTGTGGTCTGCTGCGTCAACGGACTGACCGGGCTGGCCAGGCCGGAGCGGGGACTGCCTCTGCTCGGTGCGGCATTGATCCTGGGCGTTTTTTTCGTGCTGCGTTCGCGCAGCGTCGCCCATCCGCTCATCGACCTTTCGCTGTTCACGGCCAACAGGGTCTTTCTGCTCTCGAGCTTGGCGACCCTGGTCAATTACGCGGGCACCTTCGCGGTGGGCTTTTTGCTCAGTCTGTACCTGCAGGTGGTGAAGGGTTTTTCGCCCATGCATGCCGGGTTCATACTGATTGTCCAGCCCGTGGTGCAGAGCCTGCTCTCCCCTCTGGCCGGGGTCCTGGCCGATCGCTTCAACGCGGCCTGGCTGGCCAGCCTGGGCATGGCGCTGTGCGCCCTGGGGCTGCTGGGGATGTGCGGGGTGGACCTGCACACCGGGTTGCTTGAGATCGGCGCGATTCTGGCCTTGCTGGGTCTCGGGTTCGCCCTGTTCGCCTCGCCCAACATGAGCGTGGTCATGGGCAGCGTCGAACCCCGGCACTACAGCATCGCCTCCAGCCTGGTCGCGACCATGCGCACCTTCGGCATGACCCTGTCCATGGGCATCGCCGCCGTGGTCTTCGGTTTTTTGCTGCATGACCGCCAGATCGCCCCTGAAACGATCCCGGAATTTCTGGCCAGCATGCGCATCATCTTTGCCGTCTGCGCAGGGCTTTGCGTGGCGGGCGTGTTCTGTTCCCTGGGGCGTGTCGGAAAACGCTGA
- a CDS encoding bifunctional enoyl-CoA hydratase/phosphate acetyltransferase: MLTSMKSIIDKALTLPRQTVAVACAQDAEALKAVAEAQAMGLADFILVGNTDKIRSIADTIELDLAPFELVDARGEACGAATTVAVVASGRAQILLKGFVDSSVLFKAVLNRDAGLRNGATVSHTVVMDVPGFDKLYLLTDAAMIIRPDLETKRQIVLNAVKVARALGNPDPVVGVLCESEKVNPKMPATVDAAALVEMNRSAVLTGCRVGGPYALDNAISIEAARHKGMRDPLAGKADILLAPDLAAGNIFYKSLMYFAHARSAGVVMGTKAPVLLNSRADSHQTKINAVALGILMAANGNQA, encoded by the coding sequence ATGCTCACATCCATGAAGTCCATCATCGACAAGGCCCTGACCCTGCCCCGGCAGACCGTGGCCGTGGCCTGCGCCCAGGATGCCGAGGCCCTTAAGGCCGTGGCCGAGGCCCAGGCCATGGGGCTGGCCGATTTCATACTGGTCGGCAACACCGACAAAATCAGATCCATCGCCGATACAATCGAACTGGATCTCGCGCCCTTCGAGCTGGTCGACGCGCGGGGCGAGGCCTGCGGCGCGGCGACCACGGTGGCGGTCGTGGCCTCGGGCCGCGCCCAGATCCTCTTGAAGGGCTTTGTGGACTCCTCGGTCCTGTTCAAAGCCGTCCTGAACCGCGACGCGGGCCTGCGCAACGGCGCAACGGTCAGCCACACCGTGGTCATGGACGTGCCCGGCTTCGACAAGCTCTATCTTTTGACCGACGCGGCCATGATCATCCGGCCGGACCTTGAGACCAAGCGCCAGATCGTGCTCAACGCCGTTAAGGTGGCCCGCGCCCTGGGCAACCCGGACCCCGTGGTCGGAGTCTTGTGCGAGTCCGAGAAGGTCAACCCGAAAATGCCGGCCACCGTGGACGCCGCGGCCCTGGTGGAAATGAACCGCAGCGCTGTACTGACGGGCTGCCGCGTGGGCGGGCCCTACGCCCTGGACAACGCCATCAGCATCGAAGCCGCCCGGCACAAGGGCATGCGCGACCCGCTGGCGGGCAAGGCCGATATCCTGCTGGCCCCGGACCTGGCGGCGGGCAACATCTTTTACAAGAGTCTCATGTATTTCGCCCATGCCCGTTCGGCCGGAGTGGTCATGGGCACCAAGGCCCCGGTGCTGCTCAATTCGCGGGCCGACTCCCACCAGACCAAGATCAACGCCGTGGCCCTGGGCATCCTCATGGCCGCAAACGGAAACCAGGCATGA